A window of the Nibribacter ruber genome harbors these coding sequences:
- a CDS encoding sigma-70 family RNA polymerase sigma factor → MRQLKISKQITNRESQSLDKYLQEIGKVDLLTPDEEVTLAQRIKEGDQFALEKLTKANLRFVVSVAKQYQNQGLSLGDLINEGNLGLIKAAKRFDETRGFKFISYAVWWIRQSILQALAEQSRIVRLPLNRVGSLNKISKSFSELEQKFEREPSPEEIAEVLELTTAEVVDTLKISGRHVSVDAPFVQGEENRLLDVLENEDEESPDTGLMNDSLRKEVQRALSTLTKREADVITLYFGLNGEHSLTLEEIGEKFNLTRERVRQIKEKAIRRLRHTSRSKALKPYLG, encoded by the coding sequence ATGAGACAGCTGAAAATAAGCAAGCAGATTACCAACCGTGAAAGCCAGTCCCTGGATAAGTACCTCCAGGAGATTGGGAAGGTAGACTTGCTCACCCCGGATGAGGAGGTAACGCTTGCCCAGCGCATCAAAGAAGGCGATCAGTTCGCGCTCGAAAAATTAACCAAGGCCAACCTTCGCTTCGTGGTGTCGGTGGCCAAGCAATACCAAAACCAGGGCTTGTCTCTGGGTGACTTAATCAATGAAGGCAACCTGGGTCTGATCAAAGCCGCCAAGCGTTTTGACGAGACCCGTGGTTTCAAATTCATCTCGTACGCCGTTTGGTGGATTCGTCAGTCTATTCTGCAGGCCTTGGCTGAGCAGTCTAGAATTGTTCGTTTACCCTTAAACAGAGTAGGTTCTTTGAACAAAATCTCTAAATCGTTCTCAGAGTTAGAGCAGAAGTTTGAGCGTGAGCCGTCTCCAGAAGAAATTGCTGAAGTGTTGGAGTTGACGACCGCTGAGGTAGTGGATACTTTGAAGATCTCTGGCCGTCACGTGTCTGTAGATGCGCCATTCGTGCAGGGCGAAGAAAACCGTTTGTTGGACGTGTTGGAGAACGAAGACGAAGAGTCTCCGGATACCGGCCTGATGAACGACTCCCTGCGCAAAGAAGTACAACGTGCCCTTTCTACCTTGACCAAGCGCGAGGCAGACGTGATCACGCTTTACTTTGGCCTAAACGGTGAGCATTCCTTGACGTTGGAAGAGATTGGCGAGAAATTCAACCTGACCCGTGAGCGCGTGCGCCAGATTAAGGAGAAAGCCATCAGAAGACTACGTCATACGTCACGCAGCAAAGCATTGAAACCATATTTAGGATAA
- the trxB gene encoding thioredoxin-disulfide reductase, with protein METQKEKVKCLIIGSGPAGYTAAIYASRAGLKPVMYQGLQPGGQLTITNDVENYPGYPTGVNGPQMMEDFKQQAERFGTDIRYGIATSVDFSGKPHRVTIDEQTEIEADTVILATGASAKWLGLESEARLNGSGVSACAVCDGFFYRGQEVAIVGAGDTACEEAHYLSNLCSKVYMIVRRDEMRASIIMQNRVKNTPNIEILWNSVTEEILGDQVVEGARIKNTATGETTDIKVSGFFVAIGHEPNSKIFQPYLEHDESGYLKTIPGTSKTNVDGVFACGDVQDNVYRQAVTAAGTGCMAALDAERYLAALADH; from the coding sequence ATGGAAACCCAGAAGGAAAAAGTAAAGTGTTTGATCATAGGGTCTGGACCAGCCGGCTACACCGCCGCCATTTATGCCTCCAGAGCCGGTTTAAAACCTGTCATGTACCAAGGCTTGCAACCAGGCGGACAGCTCACCATCACCAATGACGTGGAAAACTACCCGGGCTACCCAACCGGGGTTAACGGCCCGCAGATGATGGAAGATTTCAAGCAGCAGGCAGAACGCTTCGGGACGGACATCAGATACGGTATTGCTACTTCAGTTGACTTTTCGGGTAAACCCCACAGAGTGACCATAGACGAGCAGACAGAAATAGAGGCAGATACGGTCATCTTAGCCACAGGCGCATCTGCCAAATGGTTAGGTCTGGAGTCTGAAGCCAGACTGAACGGCAGCGGTGTTTCTGCCTGTGCCGTGTGTGACGGGTTCTTCTACCGCGGTCAAGAAGTGGCCATTGTAGGTGCCGGAGACACCGCCTGCGAGGAGGCCCACTACCTTTCTAACCTTTGCTCTAAAGTATACATGATTGTAAGACGTGATGAAATGCGCGCCTCTATCATTATGCAGAACCGTGTCAAGAACACGCCTAATATTGAGATTCTCTGGAACAGCGTCACTGAGGAAATCTTGGGTGACCAAGTGGTGGAAGGTGCTCGCATCAAGAACACCGCCACTGGTGAGACCACAGACATTAAAGTAAGCGGCTTCTTCGTGGCCATTGGCCATGAGCCCAACTCCAAAATTTTCCAGCCTTACCTGGAGCATGATGAGAGCGGCTACCTGAAGACCATTCCGGGAACGTCCAAAACCAATGTAGACGGCGTCTTTGCCTGCGGCGATGTGCAGGACAATGTGTACCGCCAAGCCGTTACTGCCGCCGGGACTGGTTGCATGGCCGCTCTGGACGCTGAGCGTTACCTAGCTGCCCTGGCAGACCATTAA
- a CDS encoding M23 family metallopeptidase has product MLLRKIPFFLLLSLCSLLGTQEVLAQKGVKKDLFKGKAPKIKYVKPDTTVLIKHEEFQDNSDAKKAGFSPVRKLSIVSEDTSSLHLGEQSIVEMSDEVQMEDSVWVKIAGYYAIWDTHNINPYRKDGRTLKDTIPIKLVDPAKNQLYKMPLVKTPITSDFGFRGYRWHYGTDLDLDTGDSVKAAFDGVVRISKWDGGGYGNYLVVRHVNGLETLYGHLSKALVKPGQYVKAGQLLGKGGSTGRSSGPHLHYEVRYEGNPIDPEELYNFPDYLLKGNNFAVTSALFNYYNSAKRKTSSSPSRARRTVYHRVRSGEVLGSIARKYGVSVSQITRLNRISTRTTLKVGRSLRIK; this is encoded by the coding sequence ATGCTTTTAAGAAAGATACCCTTCTTCTTGTTGTTGAGTCTTTGCAGCCTGCTGGGAACGCAGGAGGTATTGGCTCAGAAAGGAGTGAAGAAAGATTTGTTCAAAGGCAAGGCGCCTAAGATCAAATACGTGAAGCCAGATACCACCGTGCTTATCAAGCATGAGGAGTTTCAGGACAATTCAGATGCTAAGAAAGCGGGCTTCAGCCCTGTGCGCAAACTGTCTATCGTGAGCGAAGACACCAGTTCCCTTCATTTAGGCGAACAAAGCATTGTGGAGATGTCTGACGAGGTGCAGATGGAAGACAGCGTATGGGTGAAGATTGCCGGCTATTACGCCATCTGGGACACGCACAACATCAACCCGTACCGCAAAGACGGCCGTACCCTCAAAGACACCATTCCCATCAAATTGGTGGACCCGGCCAAAAACCAATTGTACAAGATGCCGCTGGTAAAGACGCCTATTACCTCAGACTTCGGGTTTAGAGGCTACCGCTGGCACTACGGCACTGACCTGGACCTGGACACCGGCGACTCTGTGAAAGCGGCTTTTGACGGGGTGGTGCGTATCTCTAAATGGGATGGCGGCGGCTATGGTAATTACTTGGTGGTACGTCACGTGAACGGTTTGGAAACCTTGTACGGCCACTTAAGCAAGGCACTGGTGAAGCCGGGTCAGTATGTAAAGGCGGGTCAGTTGCTGGGCAAGGGCGGAAGCACCGGGCGTAGTTCTGGTCCTCACTTGCACTATGAAGTACGCTATGAAGGCAATCCCATTGACCCAGAGGAACTCTACAACTTCCCTGATTATCTGCTGAAAGGCAACAACTTTGCCGTTACCTCCGCCCTTTTCAATTATTACAACAGTGCCAAGCGTAAAACGTCGTCTTCGCCCTCCAGGGCCAGAAGAACCGTATATCATAGAGTGAGAAGCGGGGAGGTGCTGGGCTCCATTGCCCGTAAATACGGCGTGTCTGTTTCTCAAATCACGCGCCTGAACAGAATCTCTACCAGAACCACCTTAAAAGTGGGCCGGAGCCTGCGCATAAAATAA
- the bshB1 gene encoding bacillithiol biosynthesis deacetylase BshB1, translating to MKLDLLAFASHPDDAELGCVGTILAHKAQGKKVGVVDLTRGELGTRGTPETRAQESADATKILGLDVRENLGMADGFFRNDEEHQRKVIAVLRKYRPEVVLLNAIHDRHPDHGRGSHLVSEACFYSGLRQIKTQNEAGEEQEAWRPKAVYHYIQDRLITPDLIVDITPYWEQKVEAIRAFKSQFFTSPDPEDNEPATYISTPEFMRFLEARAMELGHAIGVTYGEGFTKERHLGVKSLFDLI from the coding sequence ATGAAGTTAGACCTGTTGGCCTTTGCCTCTCATCCAGATGACGCTGAGTTAGGTTGCGTAGGTACCATTTTGGCTCATAAGGCCCAAGGCAAAAAAGTAGGAGTGGTAGATCTTACCCGTGGCGAACTGGGCACAAGGGGAACGCCAGAAACCAGGGCCCAAGAATCGGCGGATGCTACCAAGATTCTGGGACTGGACGTGCGGGAGAATCTGGGCATGGCCGACGGCTTTTTCAGGAACGATGAGGAACACCAACGTAAGGTCATTGCCGTGTTGCGCAAGTATCGCCCAGAGGTAGTGTTGCTCAACGCCATCCATGACCGTCACCCTGACCATGGGCGCGGCAGCCATCTGGTGTCTGAGGCTTGTTTCTATTCTGGATTGCGCCAGATCAAAACCCAGAACGAGGCCGGAGAAGAACAGGAGGCCTGGCGCCCCAAGGCCGTGTACCATTACATACAAGACCGGCTCATCACCCCAGATTTGATTGTAGACATCACTCCGTACTGGGAGCAGAAGGTAGAAGCCATCAGAGCGTTTAAATCGCAATTCTTTACCTCGCCTGATCCTGAGGACAACGAGCCTGCCACCTACATTTCCACACCCGAGTTCATGCGTTTTCTGGAAGCTAGAGCCATGGAACTGGGCCATGCCATTGGCGTGACTTATGGTGAAGGCTTCACCAAAGAGCGGCACCTAGGCGTGAAAAGTTTATTCGATTTGATTTAA
- the accC gene encoding acetyl-CoA carboxylase biotin carboxylase subunit has protein sequence MKKINKILVANRGEIALRVMRSAKEMGIKTVAIYSEADRQALHVRFADEAVCVGPPPSNQSYLRGDVILEVCKNLGVDAIHPGYGFLSENAGFAKMVEEAGITFIGPSPEAIDLMGSKLAAKAAVANYNIPMVPGTEGAITDVEEAKTIATSIGFPILIKASAGGGGKGMRVVENLEEFEQQMSMAVSEATSAFGDGSVFIEKYIGSPRHIEIQVLGDTHGNIVHLFERECSIQRRHQKVIEEAPSAILTPELRAEMGRCAVNVAKACNYKGAGTVEFLVDENLNFYFLEMNTRLQVEHPVTEQITGLDLVKEQIKVAQGERLSFTQEDLTITGHAMELRVYAEDPTNNFLPDIGTLTTYKRPQGLGVRVDDGFEEGMEIPIYYDPMIAKLVTYGKDRQEAIEKMIRAIEEYQITGIETTLPFGKFVMEHEAFRSGDFDTKFINRYFTDPSVLKPQPNPDEEELAAVLAALFSGQAKTAQTAAAPVSAESKNGMSDWRKNRLK, from the coding sequence ATGAAAAAAATAAATAAAATTCTGGTAGCCAACCGCGGCGAGATTGCACTGCGCGTCATGCGTTCTGCCAAAGAGATGGGCATTAAAACCGTGGCCATCTACTCAGAGGCAGACCGCCAGGCTTTGCACGTGCGTTTCGCGGATGAAGCCGTGTGCGTGGGACCGCCTCCCTCCAACCAGTCCTACCTGCGCGGCGACGTGATTCTGGAGGTATGCAAGAACCTGGGCGTAGACGCCATTCACCCGGGCTATGGTTTCCTTTCAGAGAACGCGGGCTTCGCCAAAATGGTGGAAGAAGCAGGCATTACCTTCATTGGGCCGTCACCAGAGGCCATTGACTTAATGGGTAGTAAGCTAGCCGCCAAGGCCGCCGTGGCCAATTACAACATCCCCATGGTACCCGGCACCGAAGGCGCCATCACGGACGTGGAAGAGGCCAAAACCATTGCCACCAGCATAGGTTTCCCTATCTTGATCAAAGCCAGTGCCGGCGGCGGCGGAAAAGGCATGCGCGTGGTGGAGAACCTGGAGGAGTTTGAGCAGCAAATGTCCATGGCCGTGAGCGAAGCCACCTCGGCGTTCGGAGACGGCTCTGTCTTCATTGAAAAATACATCGGCTCACCCAGACATATTGAAATACAAGTGTTAGGCGATACGCACGGCAACATTGTGCACTTGTTTGAACGCGAGTGCTCTATTCAGCGCCGTCACCAGAAAGTGATTGAGGAAGCCCCTTCTGCCATTCTTACCCCAGAATTACGCGCCGAAATGGGCCGCTGCGCCGTGAACGTGGCCAAGGCCTGTAACTACAAAGGCGCCGGCACGGTGGAATTCCTGGTAGACGAAAACCTTAACTTCTACTTCCTGGAGATGAACACCCGCCTGCAGGTAGAACACCCGGTAACCGAGCAAATCACCGGATTGGACTTGGTGAAAGAGCAAATAAAAGTAGCCCAAGGCGAACGCCTTTCTTTCACGCAGGAAGACTTGACCATCACCGGCCATGCCATGGAACTGCGCGTGTACGCCGAGGACCCGACCAACAACTTCTTGCCAGACATCGGGACCTTGACCACCTACAAGCGTCCTCAAGGATTGGGCGTGCGTGTAGATGATGGTTTTGAGGAAGGCATGGAGATTCCCATTTATTATGACCCGATGATCGCTAAACTGGTAACCTACGGCAAAGACCGCCAGGAAGCCATTGAAAAAATGATTAGGGCCATTGAAGAGTACCAGATTACGGGCATTGAAACCACCCTGCCGTTTGGTAAGTTTGTGATGGAGCATGAAGCCTTCCGGTCAGGTGATTTTGACACCAAGTTCATCAACCGGTACTTCACAGATCCATCGGTTTTGAAACCACAGCCTAACCCAGATGAGGAGGAACTAGCTGCTGTGCTGGCCGCTTTGTTCAGTGGTCAGGCCAAGACGGCCCAAACCGCTGCCGCGCCTGTTTCTGCTGAAAGTAAAAACGGCATGTCTGACTGGCGCAAGAACCGCTTGAAATAG
- a CDS encoding aminotransferase class I/II-fold pyridoxal phosphate-dependent enzyme: protein MDLFEKLLANRGPLGSHSHYAHGYFTFPKLEGEIAPRMTFRGKQVLTWSLNNYLGLANHPEVRKADAEAAAEFGMALPMGARIMSGNSNNHERLENELAEFVKKEDAFLLNFGYQGVVSIIDALVDRHDVIVYDAESHACIIDGVRLHQGKRFVYQHNDMESLEKQLQRATRLTNETGGAILVISEGVFGMSGNLGDLQGIIALKEKYSFRLFIDDAHGFGTMGATGAGTGEHLGVQDGIDIYFSTFAKSMASIGAFVASNEDVITYLRYNMRSQTYAKSLPMTLVVGALKRLELLRSQPELKDNLWTIVKALQSGLREKGFNIGTTTSPVTPVLLNGQIPDATALTLDLRENYNIFCSIVVYPVVPKDVIMLRLIPTAAHTLEDVAETIAAFEAISTKLDKGLYSKTTVTA, encoded by the coding sequence GTGGATTTATTTGAAAAGTTATTAGCCAACCGCGGACCGCTTGGCAGCCATTCTCACTACGCTCACGGTTATTTCACGTTCCCAAAATTAGAAGGAGAGATTGCTCCCCGCATGACATTCAGGGGCAAACAGGTATTGACCTGGAGCTTGAATAACTATCTGGGCCTGGCCAACCACCCAGAAGTGCGCAAAGCAGACGCCGAAGCCGCTGCTGAGTTTGGAATGGCCCTTCCCATGGGCGCCCGCATCATGTCTGGTAACTCAAATAACCACGAGCGCTTAGAAAATGAACTGGCCGAGTTTGTAAAGAAGGAAGATGCCTTCTTGCTGAACTTCGGGTACCAGGGTGTGGTGTCCATCATTGATGCTTTGGTAGACCGCCATGATGTGATTGTCTATGACGCCGAGTCGCATGCCTGTATCATTGACGGCGTGCGTTTGCACCAAGGCAAGCGTTTCGTGTACCAGCACAATGACATGGAAAGCCTGGAGAAACAATTGCAGCGTGCCACTCGCTTGACCAATGAGACCGGCGGAGCCATTCTGGTAATCTCTGAGGGGGTGTTTGGCATGAGCGGTAACTTAGGTGATTTGCAAGGGATTATTGCTCTGAAAGAAAAATACAGCTTTAGATTGTTCATTGACGATGCCCACGGTTTTGGTACCATGGGAGCCACGGGCGCTGGTACGGGTGAACACCTAGGCGTGCAGGATGGTATTGACATCTACTTCTCTACGTTTGCCAAGTCCATGGCCAGCATTGGTGCTTTTGTGGCCAGCAACGAAGACGTGATCACCTACCTGCGTTACAACATGCGTTCTCAGACGTATGCCAAGTCTTTGCCTATGACTTTGGTGGTAGGAGCCTTGAAGCGTTTAGAATTATTGCGCTCTCAGCCTGAATTGAAAGATAATCTTTGGACCATAGTAAAGGCATTACAGTCTGGTCTTCGCGAGAAAGGTTTTAACATTGGCACCACCACCTCACCCGTAACACCAGTGTTGTTGAACGGCCAGATTCCAGACGCTACGGCCTTGACTCTGGACCTGCGCGAGAACTATAACATCTTCTGTTCCATTGTAGTGTACCCGGTGGTTCCTAAGGATGTGATCATGCTCCGCTTGATCCCGACGGCGGCGCACACCCTGGAAGACGTGGCGGAGACCATCGCGGCGTTTGAGGCCATCTCTACCAAACTGGACAAGGGACTTTACTCAAAAACGACGGTTACAGCCTAG
- a CDS encoding histone H1, whose amino-acid sequence MNNFSKIKDLVLSLEGDFEKFYDKGNSAAGTRVRKGMQDLKNMAQDIRKEVQDMKNAEGSEKK is encoded by the coding sequence ATGAACAATTTTTCTAAAATTAAGGACCTGGTTCTGTCTCTAGAAGGTGACTTTGAGAAGTTCTATGACAAAGGCAATTCAGCAGCTGGTACTCGCGTGAGAAAAGGTATGCAGGATTTGAAAAACATGGCTCAGGACATCCGTAAGGAAGTTCAGGACATGAAGAACGCTGAAGGTTCTGAGAAGAAATAA
- the tyrS gene encoding tyrosine--tRNA ligase → MNLIEELRWRGMLQDTMPGTEEQLQKEMTTAYIGFDPTASSLHIGNLATIMLLVHLQRAGHKPVALVGGATGMIGDPSGKSAERNLLSEEVLRDNQNGIKKQLEKFLHFGDAPNAAEVVNNYDWFKEFSFLDFLRNVGKHLTVNYMMKKDSVKKRITAQEGEDGAEGLSFTEFSYQLLQGYDYMHLYKHKNVRLQMGGSDQWGNITSGTELIRRMEGGKAYALTTPLVTKADGSKFGKSESGNVWLDPTMTSPYKFYQFWLNVADDEAENLIKRFTLLTQEEIAALVEEHAQAPHLRVLQKALAKEVTTTVHSAEDYEQAVEASQILFGKGDLETLRGLPESTLLAVFEGVPQIEISKENLANGAQAVDFLSEITQNQIFESKGEAKKMIQNGGVSINRQKVGKPDENITSDLLQGKYLVVQKGKKNYYLVKAV, encoded by the coding sequence ATGAATTTGATTGAAGAACTGCGCTGGCGCGGGATGTTGCAGGACACCATGCCAGGCACAGAAGAACAACTGCAGAAAGAAATGACCACGGCCTATATCGGCTTTGACCCTACGGCCTCTTCGCTGCACATAGGCAACCTGGCTACCATCATGCTGTTGGTACACCTGCAACGCGCCGGCCACAAACCAGTGGCTTTGGTAGGCGGTGCGACGGGTATGATTGGGGACCCTTCTGGAAAATCAGCGGAGCGTAATCTCTTGTCTGAAGAAGTTTTGCGAGACAACCAGAATGGCATTAAAAAGCAGCTGGAGAAGTTCCTGCATTTTGGCGATGCACCTAACGCCGCCGAGGTAGTCAACAACTATGACTGGTTCAAAGAGTTCTCCTTCCTGGATTTCTTGCGCAACGTGGGCAAGCACCTAACGGTGAACTACATGATGAAGAAGGACTCTGTGAAGAAGCGCATCACGGCCCAGGAAGGCGAAGACGGCGCTGAAGGTCTTTCCTTTACCGAGTTCTCTTACCAATTGCTGCAGGGTTATGACTACATGCACCTGTATAAGCACAAGAACGTGCGCCTGCAGATGGGTGGTTCTGACCAATGGGGAAACATCACCTCGGGTACGGAGTTAATCAGACGAATGGAAGGCGGCAAAGCCTACGCCTTGACCACTCCGTTGGTGACCAAAGCCGACGGTAGCAAGTTTGGCAAGTCTGAGAGCGGCAACGTGTGGCTAGACCCTACTATGACCAGCCCGTACAAGTTCTACCAGTTCTGGCTGAACGTAGCCGATGACGAAGCGGAAAACCTAATCAAGCGCTTTACCCTGCTCACGCAAGAAGAGATTGCCGCCTTGGTAGAAGAGCATGCCCAGGCCCCGCACCTACGGGTGTTGCAGAAAGCCCTGGCTAAAGAAGTGACCACCACGGTTCACTCCGCTGAGGACTATGAACAAGCAGTAGAGGCATCTCAGATTCTGTTTGGCAAGGGAGATTTGGAGACGTTGCGAGGCTTACCAGAGTCTACCCTATTAGCCGTGTTTGAAGGCGTACCGCAGATAGAAATTTCTAAAGAAAATTTAGCAAACGGCGCGCAGGCCGTGGATTTCCTGTCTGAAATCACCCAAAACCAAATTTTTGAGTCAAAGGGCGAGGCCAAGAAAATGATCCAGAACGGGGGCGTGAGCATTAACCGCCAAAAGGTGGGCAAGCCAGATGAAAACATTACCTCAGACCTGTTACAGGGCAAATACCTGGTGGTGCAAAAAGGTAAAAAGAACTATTACCTGGTAAAGGCGGTCTAA
- the holA gene encoding DNA polymerase III subunit delta has protein sequence MALTADDILKQLKNREFAPVYFLQGEEPYYIDLISDYIEQHALNDMEKGFNQVVMYGKDTDISNVLLQAKRFPMMSDRQVVIVKEAQNLQNLEADPEKDAAAKLLDAYLANPLPSTILVFCHKHKVLDGRKRLSKVLNKQAVLLTTKKLYDNQVPAWITNYLKTKNLQATPHAVMMLAEYIGADLSRLTNEIEKLTINLKTGQTIDEGVVQENIGISKEFNIFELQTAIIKQDVLKANRILNYFASNPKDNPLIPNLVLLFSFFSKLLTLHMLPQVNEQAVAKSLGNRSFLAKEYMLALRNYPYRRVLQIIGFLRKADLQSKGVEGGNLSEDAILKELVFKIIHPVPVIR, from the coding sequence ATGGCGCTGACCGCTGACGATATCCTGAAACAACTCAAGAACCGTGAATTTGCCCCCGTGTATTTTCTGCAGGGCGAAGAGCCGTACTACATTGACCTCATCTCTGACTACATTGAGCAGCATGCCTTGAATGACATGGAGAAAGGATTCAACCAGGTGGTCATGTACGGCAAAGACACAGACATCTCCAACGTGCTGCTGCAAGCCAAGCGTTTTCCCATGATGTCTGACCGGCAGGTGGTGATTGTGAAAGAAGCGCAGAACCTGCAAAACCTGGAAGCCGATCCTGAGAAAGACGCCGCCGCCAAACTACTGGACGCCTATCTGGCCAACCCGCTGCCCAGCACCATCTTGGTCTTCTGCCACAAGCATAAGGTGTTGGACGGCCGGAAGCGTTTAAGTAAAGTCTTGAATAAACAGGCGGTCTTGCTCACCACCAAAAAACTCTATGACAACCAGGTGCCCGCCTGGATCACCAATTACCTCAAGACCAAGAACCTGCAGGCCACGCCGCACGCGGTCATGATGCTGGCAGAATACATTGGCGCTGACTTATCCAGACTCACCAATGAGATTGAAAAGCTGACCATCAACCTGAAGACCGGCCAGACCATTGACGAAGGCGTGGTGCAGGAGAACATCGGGATCAGTAAGGAGTTTAATATTTTTGAGTTGCAGACGGCCATCATCAAGCAAGACGTTCTCAAGGCCAACCGCATTTTAAACTACTTCGCTTCTAATCCCAAAGACAATCCCTTGATTCCCAACCTGGTGCTGTTGTTTTCGTTTTTCTCTAAGCTCTTAACGCTGCATATGCTGCCCCAGGTAAATGAACAGGCGGTGGCCAAGAGCCTGGGCAACCGAAGCTTTCTGGCCAAGGAGTACATGCTGGCCCTCAGAAATTACCCGTATAGAAGAGTGTTACAGATCATTGGCTTCTTGCGGAAGGCAGACTTGCAAAGCAAAGGCGTGGAGGGTGGCAATCTGTCTGAAGACGCCATCTTAAAAGAGCTGGTTTTCAAAATCATCCACCCGGTGCCGGTAATCAGGTAG